A genomic region of Nakaseomyces glabratus chromosome C, complete sequence contains the following coding sequences:
- the HSL7 gene encoding protein arginine N-methyltransferase (CAGL0C00517g~Ortholog(s) have protein-arginine omega-N monomethyltransferase activity, protein-arginine omega-N symmetric methyltransferase activity), with translation MKSNVFVGVKPMVGTVNGTETDLKDDVDYILAPVTNGRYREIVSRVISENRKSGDPLDHYSIDVPEPQLQEIGIPPFNDDPKQYIGLLASWLDLETADPVLRDVAFQVLLNECKYSRFIGVSKLIVAPPKNVLEIQKYARMVADLLNDPVVTEMPQLTLSISLPLCELSDPLATWELWNTIKNLCGAHECLTVSLALPKNKTPTHVLERWLTEPVSCLLLSSSIFVTNQHGFPVLQKYNQNIIFRFQEINGRNMLGQNELCIIMHGLEKFANDVKGGKASFINYINFILKKGDKLILQNMSKMLKACEKLAEPRILPQLKPHSEDLSNQTYALFEEDIVKYDLYEVAIKDAILENTKIWKNRGSSFITILVAGAGRGPLVDRVFKVLQELSILSECRVIAIEKNSRAYLYLQKRNFDKWQNRVTLINEDIQNWQINMAESQRTKVDLCISELLGSFGCNELSPECLLSLQKYHSQKETVYIPQSYSSYIAPIACPVLDMQLQKMCKQDLHVNVTQQPWVLHNIPYQTLSSKVNELWTFSHPMSEASNLQHDIVSEFKIKHRAEVNALIGYFSAVLYGDVILSIVPEGTIVRVPQSKNNHEGEALHSTPDKSAHTNDNKYYFKKIDKTPGLTSWSPMIFPLSQPLLVSDDTELSVMMSRRHNGKYTWYEWSLESYVYMVVTSTSTASDATMEVITPNNNAHNVTQEESKRVTSPHPYAPGWTFSANKSKDAQPLSKRKISNSSPFDKQQKLYSGRVSIDNEEMHHQDFEEGDTNNQINGWTNGWTSVNDLHRATEAIVPAYDIGNEPQEKIEKEKEIEKEKEKEVHIRVKTGVTMLHNSRGRCSRIELR, from the coding sequence ATGAAGAGCAATGTGTTTGTTGGTGTTAAGCCCATGGTTGGCACTGTCAATGGTACGGAGACGGACTTGAAGGATGATGTTGATTATATACTGGCTCCCGTGACTAACGGACGGTATAGGGAGATAGTGAGCCGTGTGATCAGTGAGAATCGCAAGAGTGGTGATCCGCTGGACCACTACTCGATAGATGTGCCTGAACCGCAGCTGCAGGAAATTGGTATACCGCCTTTCAATGACGACCCGAAGCAATACATTGGTCTGTTGGCCTCGTGGCTGGACCTAGAGACCGCTGATCCAGTGCTGAGAGATGTGGCATTCCAGGTCCTATTGAATGAATGTAAATATTCTAGGTTCATAGGTGTTTCAAAGCTTATAGTGGCACCTCCGAAGAACGTCCTGGAGATACAGAAATATGCTAGAATGGTGGCAGACTTATTGAACGATCCCGTGGTCACCGAGATGCCGCAATTGACTTTATCGATATCGCTACCGCTCTGTGAATTGAGTGATCCTTTGGCCACATGGGAGCTTTGGAAcacaataaaaaatctaTGTGGTGCCCATGAGTGTTTGACGGTGTCCTTGGCACTTCCGAAAAATAAAACGCCAACACATGTCCTAGAGAGATGGCTTACAGAGCCTGTCTCTTGTCTTTTGTTGTCGTCTTCTATATTTGTTACCAACCAGCATGGCTTCCCAGTActacaaaaatataatcaaaACATAATTTTCAGATTCCAGGAAATAAATGGTAGAAATATGCTTGGTCAAAATGAACTGTGCATCATAATGCATGGGCTTGAGAAGTTTGCCAACGATGTCAAAGGTGGTAAAGCATCATTTATAAACTACATCAATTTTATACTGAAAAAGGGAGATAAGCtaattttacaaaatatgAGTAAGATGCTAAAAGCATGCGAGAAACTGGCCGAACCGAGAATCTTGCCCCAACTAAAACCACATAGTGAGGACCTAAGCAATCAAACATACGctttatttgaagaagacatTGTCAAATATGATCTCTACGAGGTTGCCATTAAAGATGCGATACTAGAGAACACAAAGATATGGAAGAACCGAGGAAGCAGttttattacaattttaGTAGCAGGTGCAGGTCGTGGTCCATTAGTAGATCGCGTCTTTAAAGTATTACAAGAATTGAGTATCCTTTCTGAATGTCGAGTAATTGCCATCGAGAAGAACTCTCGTGCTTACTTGTACTTACAAAAGAGGAACTTTGATAAGTGGCAGAATAGAGTCACGTTAATTAATGAGGATATACAAAATTGGCAAATCAACATGGCCGAATCTCAAAGGACAAAGGTGGATCTATGTATATCTGAGTTGCTGGGATCTTTCGGATGTAACGAATTGTCACCGGAGTGTCTACTATCACTGCAAAAGTACCATTCGCAGAAGGAGACAGTGTACATTCCGCAATCATACAGTTCATATATAGCACCCATTGCATGTCCCGTTTTGGACATGCAGCTGCAGAAGATGTGTAAACAGGATTTACATGTCAATGTCACACAGCAACCATGGGTGTTGCATAACATACCATATCAGACATTGTCGTCAAAGGTGAACGAGTTGTGGACATTCTCGCATCCAATGTCTGAAGCCAGTAACTTGCAACATGACATAGTCTCAGAGTTTAAGATCAAGCATCGTGCCGAGGTTAATGCTTTGATTGGGTATTTCTCTGCTGTGTTGTATGGAGACGTAATTCTGTCAATAGTACCAGAAGGGACAATCGTCCGCGTACCTCAGAGTAAAAACAACCATGAAGGCGAGGCCCTTCACTCTACACCTGATAAGAGTGCACATACAAATGACAACAAGTActatttcaagaagatagACAAGACACCGGGGCTAACATCGTGGTCACCGATGATTTTCCCATTGTCCCAACCGTTGTTGGTAAGCGATGACACCGAGCTGTCTGTGATGATGTCACGGCGCCACAATGGCAAGTATACGTGGTATGAATGGTCTCTTGAATCGTATGTGTATATGGTAGTAACATCGACATCGACTGCCTCTGACGCAACCATGGAAGTCATTACACCGAACAACAATGCACACAATGTCACACAGGAGGAGTCCAAGCGAGTGACCAGTCCACACCCGTATGCGCCAGGTTGGACCTTCAGTGCGAACAAGTCGAAAGACGCTCAGCCGCTCTCGAAGCGCAAGATAAGTAACAGTAGTCCCTTTGATAAGCAACAGAAGCTCTACTCTGGGCGTGTTTCAATTGACAACGAAGAGATGCACCACCAGGATTTTGAAGAGGGCGACACGAATAACCAGATTAACGGTTGGACCAACGGCTGGACAAGCGTAAATGACCTGCATAGAGCGACAGAGGCAATTGTGCCAGCTTATGATATCGGCAACGAGCCACAAGAGAAGatagagaaagagaaagagatagagaaagagaaagagaaagaggTACATATCAGAGTCAAAACCGGGGTAACTATGTTGCACAATTCGCGTGGTCGATGCAGCAGAATTGAGTTGAGATAA
- the AGP2 gene encoding Agp2p (CAGL0C00539g~Ortholog(s) have role in positive regulation of (R)-carnitine transmembrane transport, positive regulation of polyamine transmembrane transport): protein MKSIQRIILFFLETPLHAHIQMSKIDDKFPSVIKNSAFEEGIEERFFESDDVTRSISFDEDERSSNDSRTQLIESTSTHRKLLNRHVQFIAISGVIGTALFVAIGKPLYRGGPANLLLAFALWCIPILCITVSTAEMVSFMPVSSPFLRLAKKCVDESLGVTASWNFWFLECVQIPYEIVSVNTIIHYWRDDYSPAIPLVIQVVLYVLISVCAVKYYGEMEFWLASFKIILAVGLFCFTFITMLGGNPKHDRYGFRYYGESPFKKYFPDGNEGAGKSAGYFQGFLTCLIQAAFTIAGGEYISMLAGEVKLPRKVLPKAFKQVFVRLTVIFLGSCLCVGIVCSPNDSALTAAINEARPGAGSSPYVIAMNNLQIRVLPDIVNIALITAAFSAGNAYTYCSSRTLYGMALDGYAPKIFTKCNKYGVPIYAVGVSLCWALLSLLQLNSNSAVVLNWLINLITASQLINFVFLCVIYLFFRRAYMTQKERLPELPFKSWWQPYTVIVGLVSVLIMILLQGYTVFFPKLWNGRDFIFCYLMVFLDIGIYVFTKFIWYKGKDPVKSPNSIDFVPELKEIEQHELEHSFDKFKYYYYDEA, encoded by the exons ATG aagtcGATACAAaggataatattattttttttggaaacTCCGCTACATGCTCATATACAAATGTCTAAGATCGATGACAAGTTCCCATCGGTTATCAAGAACAGTGCGTTCGAAGAAGGTATAGAGGAGAGGTTCTTCGAGAGCGATGACGTGACTCGATCGATCTCTTTTGACGAAGACGAGAGGAGCAGTAATGACTCGAGGACTCAGCTGATAGAGAGCACCAGCACACACAGGAAGCTGTTAAACAGACACGTCCAGTTCATTGCGATATCTGGTGTCATCGGTACCGCGCTGTTTGTCGCCATCGGTAAGCCTTTGTACAGGGGCGGGCCCGCCAACTTGCTGCTGGCGTTCGCGCTTTGGTGCATACCAATCCTGTGCATCACGGTGTCCACGGCGGAGATGGTCTCCTTCATGCCTGTGAGCTCGCCGTTCCTGAGACTCGCTAAGAAATGTGTGGATGAGTCCCTAGGTGTCACCGCCAGTTGGAACTTCTGGTTCCTGGAGTGTGTGCAGATACCTTACGAGATAGTCTCGGTAAACACCATTATACACTACTGGAGGGATGACTACAGTCCCGCCATACCCTTGGTTATACAGGTTGTGCTCTACGTCCTGATCTCTGTGTGCGCTGTGAAGTACTACGGTGAGATGGAGTTCTGGCTTGCGTCTTTCAAGATCATACTGGCTGTGGGCCTCTTCTGCTTCACTTTCATCACCATGCTTGGTGGTAACCCCAAGCACGACCGTTACGGGTTCAGGTACTACGGAGAGTCCCCCTTCAAAAAGTACTTCCCAGACGGTAACGAAGGTGCGGGCAAATCGGCAGGCTATTTCCAAGGGTTCCTAACGTGTTTGATCCAGGCTGCATTTACCATCGCTGGTGGTGAGTACATCTCAATGTTGGCAGGTGAAGTTAAACTGCCAAGAAAGGTTTTGCCCAAGGCCTTCAAACAGGTCTTTGTGAGATTGACCGTGATCTTCTTGGGAAGTTGTTTATGTGTCGGTATCGTTTGTTCACCAAATGATAGTGCGTTGACTGCAGCTATCAATGAGGCAAGACCAGGTGCAGGCTCATCTCCATACGTTATCGCCATGAACAACTTGCAGATAAGAGTACTTCCAGATATTGTCAACATCGCTTTAATCACGGCTGCTTTCTCGGCAGGTAATGCGTACACCTACTGTTCCTCGAGAACTTTGTATGGTATGGCTCTGGATGGTTATGCTCCTAAAATATTCACCAAATGTAACAAGTATGGTGTTCCTATCTATGCTGTTGGTGTGTCCCTATGCTGGGCTTTATTAAGTTTGCTACAATTGAACTCCAATAGTGCTGTGGTGTTGAACTGGTTGATTAATTTGATCACTGCTTCAcaattgataaattttgttttcctATGTGTCATTTATCTCTTCTTTAGAAGGGCATACATGACTCAGAAGGAAAGACTGCCTGAATTACCTTTCAAGTCATGGTGGCAACCTTATACGGTCATCGTTGGATTGGTATCTGTGTTGATTATGATCTTACTACAAGGTTATACAGTGTTTTTCCCAAAGTTGTGGAATGGAAGAGATTTCATATTCTGCTATTTGATGGTGTTCCTTGATATCGGTATCTACGTATTTACCAAATTTATTTGGTATAAGGGTAAGGATCCTGTTAAATCTCCCAATTCAATCGATTTTGTTCCTGAGTTAAAGGAAATTGAACAGCATGAACTTGAGCACTCATTTGACAAGTTCaagtattattattatgaCGAAGCATGA
- the CCZ1 gene encoding Ccz1p (CAGL0C00561g~Ortholog(s) have Rab guanyl-nucleotide exchange factor activity, phosphatidylinositol-3-phosphate binding, phosphatidylinositol-5-phosphate binding, phosphatidylserine binding activity): MSQSQSHGSGSPLKYVIVFRPGENKGEQEDSVVSEQLLLHHAFEDTELITLSAKLGKIGIIQALWTLSEDTNDTCKIIETEQETMITIKVEGEFYITLAIGVDPDLLAIPNPIFEGHLWNCYHFFTIKYGDFTSFEKHVLTDLLNEHFVSFWNDLYRKPESLTRNFLQYLCHDFYKVADLDPNGDKQWEATIIQDLLVQTENYLGIKDILVYNIPSTESTYVGKCKYGLIRNFCNEFEDLGHFSNWLQHIHTVFGKISSHVLAENVHYELHSGQLEQTNSDGIRDGNDLNLSDNNNETDSNTFSQLSTNFMHNLTLPITFAYDAIQEVGNTTGINNSVSLFMNYLPKWQNNSTASENEKNKTKARYGYLISPLAFDSLPKSYKLKKMHLKFNGEERKPYHVLFWYYNDVLVVIICNESFDSIWSKEYLNELNKHLENSIKTLYDQNLYDLPNTDNHSNKKNDILNFAYLITDKKRNKLYSSFPDLSWFNEQQETLYRTTLELVSNGLEQLRPQITANELSITTIDSNKQWGLDIMGNILSMLPSNSPVPVTKDASIPLMKKLNFLDKLNEKVLRDISIETLRAIETLSQSINSNIQEEKLLKTSDGILLYIRNDCNNLTIILKNWIQDTKHQTRALKYKNHTLNSYSTSIEDSNLFKNLGPDVISWYSEYKQILQDDSS; this comes from the coding sequence ATGTCACAAAGCCAGAGCCATGGGTCAGGTAGTCCTTTAAAGTACGTTATTGTGTTCAGACCTGGCGAAAATAAAGGTGAACAAGAAGATTCGGTGGTTAGTGAACAGTTGTTACTACACCATGCGTTTGAAGACACAGAGCTAATCACATTAAGCGCGAAACTAGGCAAAATCGGTATAATACAGGCCCTATGGACCCTGTCAGAAGATACAAATGATACTTGCAAGATTATAGAGACAGAGCAGGAGACAATGATCACAATTAAAGTTGAGGGTGAATTTTATATTACACTTGCTATAGGAGTTGATCCCGATTTACTAGCTATTCCCAATCCGATTTTTGAAGGTCACCTGTGGAATTGCTACCATTTCTTTACTATTAAATATGGAGATTTTACTTCCTTTGAGAAACATGTATTAACAGATTTACTAAATGAGCACTTTGTGTCTTTCTGGAATGATTTATACCGGAAACCAGAGTCACTAACCAGAAATTTCCTTCAGTATCTATGCCATGATTTCTACAAAGTAGCTGATCTCGATCCCAACGGCGACAAGCAATGGGAAGCCACTATCATCCAAGATTTACTAGTGCAAACTGAAAACTATTTGGGAATTAAAGATATTCTAGTGTATAATATTCCCTCAACAGAAAGTACGTACGTTGGCAAATGCAAATACGGTTTGATAAGGAATTTTTGTAACGAGTTTGAAGATCTTGGTCATTTCTCAAATTGGTTACAACATATTCATACTGTCTTTGGAAAGATATCTAGTCATGTGTTAGCTGAGAATGTTCATTATGAACTACATAGTGGCCAACTTGAACAAACAAACTCTGATGGGATCAGAGATGGCAATGACTTAAATCTTTCAGACAACAACAACGAAACTGATAGTAATACATTTTCTCAGTTATCTACCAATTTTATGCATAATCTAACATTACCAATAACATTTGCATATGATGCCATCCAAGAGGTTGGAAATACCACAGGAATAAATAATAGCGTCTCTTTATTTATGAACTATCTCCCCAAATGGCAAAATAACTCTACAGCATCAGAAAAcgaaaaaaacaaaacaaaagcAAGATATGGCTATCTTATATCTCCATTAGCATTCGATTCGCTACCAAAATCatataaattaaaaaaaatgcatcTTAAGTTTAACGGTGAAGAGAGAAAACCTTACCACGTATTGTTTTGGTATTATAATGATGTCCTTGTTGTAATAATATGTAATGAGAGTTTTGATAGTATATGGAGTAAGGAATATCTGAATGAACTAAACAAGCATCTGGAAAATTCAATTAAGACTCTCTATGATCAAAATCTTTATGATTTACCCAATACTGATAATCATTCAAATAAGAAGAATGATATCCTAAATTTTGCATACCTAATCACCgacaagaaaagaaataaacttTACAGTTCATTTCCAGATTTGTCTTGGTTCAATGAACAGCAAGAGACATTATATAGAACAACTTTGGAGCTGGTTTCCAATGGCCTCGAACAGCTACGCCCACAAATAACTGCTAATGAGTTAAGCATAACAACAATAGACTCCAATAAGCAATGGGGTTTAGATATTATGGGTAATATATTGAGTATGTTACCTAGTAACTCTCCCGTTCCTGTAACAAAAGATGCCTCTATAccattgatgaagaaactgaaCTTTTTAGATAAATTGAATGAGAAAGTACTACGGGATATTAGCATTGAAACTTTAAGAGCAATTGAAACTCTATCTCAGTCGATAAACTCTAATATTCAAGAGGAAAAATTACTTAAAACAAGTGATGGGATTTTATTGTACATACGAAACGATTGTAACAACCTGACAATCATACTAAAAAACTGGATTCAAGACACTAAGCATCAAACTAGAGCTCtcaaatataaaaatcaTACATTGAACTCATACTCTACAAGCATTGAGGACAGTAATCTATTCAAAAATCTTGGACCAGATGTGATCAGCTGGTATAGTGAATACAAACAAATTTTACAAGATGATTCTTCATAG